From the Ignavibacteriales bacterium genome, the window TCGGAAATGGGGCTGGACGTTACTGCCGGGCATGGCTTGAATTATTATAATATCCTTCCTTTACTGACAATAAAAGAAATAGGTGAGGTAAGTATAGGGCACTCCATTATTTCACGCGCGGTCTTTACAGGGCTGGATAAAGCAGTCCGAGATATGGTCGAAATCCTCAGGATTGCGTATTGAGCAAGCTCAAAACATATAATCTAGTAAAAGAATATAAAAAGCGAGCTGTTGTAAATGATGTTTCACTTCAGCTCGAGCAGAGTGAGATAGTCGGTCTGCTCGGACCAAACGGAGCCGGGAAGACCACGACATTTTACATGATTTGCGGGTTGGTCAAACCAAACAGCGGTGAGATAGAGCTCGACGGTGATGACATCACCAAAATGCCGATGTATAAACGCGCTCAGCATGGCATCGGGTACCTACCGCAGGAGCCCTCCATTTTTAGAAAGCTTACAGTAGAACAGAATATCAAAGCGGTCCTGCAATTTATGCATCTCGATAAATACGAAATTGAGGATAAATGCGATCAGCTTATCAAAGACTTCAGCATAGAAAAAATTAGAAATACTCTCGGATACTCACTCTCCGGCGGGGAGAGAAGAAGGACGGAGATTGCGAGGGCGCTGGCATCCGCGCCAAAGTTTATCCTGCTGGACGAACCGTTTGCGGGAATTGATCCTATCGCCGCGGAGGATATTATGAAGATAGTTGCTGGGTTAAAGAAACGAAAAATTGGCATACTCATCACAGACCATAACGTTCATGAAACACTATCAATTGTGGATAGAGCATATATACTGATCGAGGGTAAGATCTTCCGGTCGGGCACGGCAGAGGAACTTGCCGCCGATGAAACTGTTCGTAAGCTCTACCTGGGAGAAAGTTTCAGCCTGGACAGATACTTATTAAACAAGAAGAACATAGATAAATAAAAAGGTGGTCTCCTTAAAAAGGACGACCACCCTTGGTGCTGTCATTTATAAAAATGACAGGCACTCACCCTTAGCATGATGAGACTCTATTGAATATCTTTGTTTTCTTCTTTCTTTATCTGTTTAAAATCGTCTTTTGTTACCGCAGTACCGTCACCCAGGTATGTCCACTTTATAATGTTGGTATATTTGTCGAATACTTCATTTATTTGTTCCAGGGTAGCATTCTTAATTTCGTCGTTAAACTTCTCTGACAGAGTCCAGTCGGAAATTATCTCGTTAGTTCCGAGGTTCTGTGTCTGAGCATTATTTGTCATAAGGTTCATATAATATAAGGTCGCGAACATTTCTTTTTTATTTCTTAGCTCATCCTCGGTAAACCCATTCTTTTTAATATCTTCCAGAATATTCACCATTACTTCCATTGATTCTTTTGGCTTTTGTGTAGAAATATACAGCACATTGTATGGATTTCTTATTGCGCCTGTGGAGTAGAATGCGCTTGGGGCGTATGAAAGGCTCCTTTTTGTTCTTAACTCTACAAAATATCTGTCACCGAGTATCGCCATTGCAAGCCTCATCGGTACACCATCGTCCTCAGACATTTTCGGCGCGGAGAATACTCCTCTTATGTAATTCGTCTCGATATCCCTATCTTCGATCATTTCGCTGGGCTCATTAATTAAAACCCTATCCTCGACATTAGCGGCTTCACCCTCCGGCAATCCGGCAAGAGAGTTTCTTATTTTACTTGTAATATCCTCTTTTGACATATTACCTACTACAACAAGGAATATCCTCTTCTTAACCATTATGGTTTTATAATAGCTCTCTGCGTCCTGTAATGTAATCCCCTGAAGGCTCTGAACTGTACCGTTTGGTACTTTAGAATAATTCTTGCCCTTGAAAACGTTTTCCATGGACATATTCAGCAAATGCGCATCCGGATTTGCTTCGGTCTGGTTTGCTCCTGCGATGAGCTGGTCTTTTACCGTCTGGAATTCCTTATCGGAAAATGCCGGGTTCATTATTGCATCGGCAAAAAGATCCCATGACTTATCCCAGTATTGAGAGACACATGTCATACTTATATTACCGAAATCGAAACTTGTACTGCTATTGATCGAAGTACCTATTTTTTCGAGTTCGTTATTAAATTCCACTTTTGACATTGTCTTTGTACCTCCGGTAGTTGCAAGGTTTAAAGTCAATGCTTCTATCCCTTCCTTATCTTTTGGATAGTTAGCTGTACCGCCGTCGATGAACAGCCTTACACTAATAACGTCTTTTACCGATGGCTTATAGATCACCTTCACGCCATCGACGTCAAATTCCTGTCCCTGTGAATAAACGTTAACTACACCGAATAACAATGCAATCAACAGAAGGGGAAGAATGTAAACTTGTTTTTTTATTGTCTTCATTTTGTTTTTATTGATTGTTTCCGGCTACTTCAAAATTTTCGAGTTTAAATGTTTCCTTCATTTCCGGTGAAAGTAATATACCGGTTATTCTGGGTTTGCCCTTAATATATTTCTGGACATACTTCTTAATATCTTCACGAGTTACTTTATCCAGGTTTTCAATATATGATGTATAGTAGTCTATACTGGCAGATCCCCACCAAAAAGTTACGGTATGTACGTAATTTGTAACATTTTCCCTTCCGTATGCTTCCTGAATTGCAAGCTGAGTCTTTGCTGTTTGTATTTGCTCATCAGTGAAGTAGTCGTCCGAATCCCATTTTTCTATGTGCTCATTGATCTTAGCCAGTACCTCATTTATTTTGTCCGGTTTTGGAACGATGAAAATACTGATAGGTCCTACATATTTCTGTGTTTGATACCCTACACTTACTGCATTTGCCAATCCGCCGTCTATTAGATCTTTTTGAAGCTCAGCGGATGTCTGATTTACTATAAATGAAAATACGTCAGCTGCGTATGTTGCCGGGATATCATGTCTGGTGTCCGGACCCTGCCATTCAATCATAATGATAGGAGTCTTTGTGTTCTCGTTCACCGTTATAAAATTCTTCGATTCCTTTAGAGGTTCAAATTCCGGTATTGGCCACTTAACGAAAGGATCGAAATCCGATGGCTTCCAGTCGCCGAATACTTGCTCGGCTAGCTCGAATGCCTTATCTGGATCTACGTCTCCGCCAAGTACCAAAATGGAATTGTTAGGATAATAATACTTTCCCTGAACAGTCCTCATCTTCTCCGGTGTAGCTGTCATTATGATATCATGATCGCCGATTGCATTCTTTCTGCTCGTCAGGTCACCCCACATGTATTTTCCCATATCGATGAATAAGAAGAATGTAGGATCCGATTCTGCTCTCTGGAATTCGCCGTCCACGACAGGGTTCTCGTTCTTCATTTCCGTTTCCAGGAAGAGGGGATACCTGATCGCGGAATTCATGAATGTCAGTCCTTCCTTCAGGTGCTGGTTCCCTATCGTCATAAAATAATTTACACGCTCATTATTAGTTGTACCGTTCCATATTGCACCTAGTTCATTTGCTCTTTCGATAAATTCCTCCTGTGAAGGAATATCTTTGTTTGCCTTAAAAAACATATGTTCATACAGGTGAGATAATCCGTCATATTCGGGAGACTCTGTGTATGAACCGTTCTTTACCGCTATCTCTACTGTAACAAGCGGTACTGTTTTATCCTGGATCACGAGGACTTCGAGTCCGTTGTCCAGCTTTTTATAATAAAAATTATCGGGTAGATTACTCTGAGCCTGTGACATCGAACTCAAAGCAAAAAATCCGATCACTAAAAATAAAATTTTTTTCATCACGCCAATTGTTTTTTTGCTATAAAATTATTTACGTAAAACGAAGAAGTTTGTTTCGATATAAGTAGCTGTATAAATAAAAGTTACAGCTATGCTTTTTCCGGAGTCGTCTGAGAATTTTTCGAATCACTTTTCGAGGAAGTGTCGCTTTTTTTCTCAGCTGTCGCAGAGGTTGAAGAGTTTTCGTTAGATTTTGATGAAGAGGATTTCCCCTGATTTTTATAATCGGTGAGGTAAAACCCGCTGCCCTTAAATATTAATCCTGCTCCCGTACCAATTAACCTTTTGAGTGTGTCCTTTCCGCACTCCGGACATTTTTTGAGCGGATCAGCTTTTATTGACTGAAACGACTCGAATGTATGACCGCAATTCTCGCATTTATAATCGTATGTCGGCATATTATATCTTTAGAAACTCCTGCTTTGCTTTATTGTATTCTTCTTCCGTTATTAATCCGTCATCGAGAGCCAGCTTTAACTCTTTTAACCGTTGCAAGCTCATTCCTTCATTGTTTCCATTGGAGATCGCCGGTTCCTGTATCAGGTTACCATCGAGTTCCTTTTCTTTTCCCATTAATATCTGTTGTATCTTGAGAACTCTCTTCATTCCGTCGCCGCAAAGTTCCGAGAATGCGTCGAGATTGTTTTTAAGATACAAAACTCTGTTTATGAATTCTTCTCTTTCATTCGGCTGAACTTTACTTTCTATCTCCCTTGCAAGATTCTTTGCTATCGTATATTCATATGTTTCCATTTTTATCTTCGCGTCTCCTGAAATTTCTATTTCCTGGAGATTGTAGATATTCTCATAGTAGTACTCAAATATAACAAGCATCTCGGCAAGGCAGTTCCTTGTGAAAAGCTGGTTTTGTATCGCTTCGGCATCCTTGAGTATCTTATAGCGCAAAGCTTCGCGTCCCTGCTCCTCGAATAATCTGTTTATAAGCCTCGATTCCACACCTAATTGCTCCACCCTGCGGACGGTGATCCCTTCCTGCAGTGTGTATTTATAAATGGATTTAGGCTTGCCTGTTTCATTATCTATTTCGGTCACCACGTCGAAAACACCAAAGATAAGCCCCATAAGGTACGCGCGGTAAGACTCATCCAGTCTTTTTCTCTCCTCAGCGGAAAGGGGAATAATGTCCAGGTAAAGGAAGTAATTCCTGTCCGTGTGCAAATCGATGTTCTGATTCTGCGTAAGTTGTTTGTAATACGGCTTCATTTCCTCCGCTATCGTATAGGAATAGAATAGCGGAAATCCAGCCCATTCCGTATAGAATGTAATTGATGAATTATCCGCCGAATCCTTAAATTCAACAGATGATCCTGCAATCGAACGTATAAGATTTTGGAATTTCCTGAATGATGGCGTATTTGTCCTTATACCGATGTAGTATTTCTTTGCTGAATCCTCCAGCTTAAAGCTTCCCGGTGTATCCTTTATTCTCAGCCATGGAAATGCCTGCAGGAACATTCCGCGTATCTTTGATTCACTTCTTATCGGATCCTTTTCGAATAAGATCTCCGTTATATTGTAATCATCCTTTATCTTCTCGAAATGCTTCTTGGCAAAAGCAACCATTCTTTCCTCGACTACTTTTGCGTCACTGTCTTTGATTATGTTTACAATGTCCGTAACATCCGATGCATTAAGCTCCTTTAGAAGCTTATACGCGATACTTTTAATATTATCATGTGCATTCTGCCCAGTGCCAATGTACCGTACATAATATTCGTTTTTAATGTCTTCCGGCTCATAAATCTGTAGATTGAAGCTCGTATTCTGTTTCTGCGCGAAGTATTTGTATTTACGCTCGAAGTTATCCTTTAGCACACCGAGGTTACCGGTAAGTTTTTCAAGGTCAGCAATCAGTCCGGTGAATTGTATCTTACCCGTGTCTGTCTTCGTTCCTTTTTCGATAACATTCAATATCCTCTGTGCGATCTCTTTTGCGTAATATCTTGCTCTTATCTTTATAAGCGCGTTATAATACTCGTCCAGTGTCTTTATCAGCTTTTCGAGAGTGCCCGTCATTGCGGCTTTCTTGAGCATATTGACCTTTGACATTGATTCGTCTTCTCTTAGATCCTGGAAGCGTCTCTTAACCTCTGAATCGAGCTTTGATATTACTATTTGCAGATCCTGTATGTCCTTCTCAAACCTCGGTATATAGTTGAAGTTCTCATTTGATAATATGAATTGCAGTCTTCTTAGTACGTTTATCGCGTAGAATACGCCTCTCGTCGAATCGTTTACCAGCGAGTTTATCTGCTTTTCTATTCCGCCGATAATATGTCTCGCCGGGTCACCGACGGTATTATTCATAATATTTGTCCTGTTGGAGTGTATCTGCGAATAATACATCCCCTGCCTCAGCACATCATTATCGTCTTTGAAGTTGGTATCGAACTTCTTCACCTCAGCCAGTATAAAAGCAGACCAGTTCATTCCTCGCTTACCGCTTACCAGTTCATTCTGGAGAGCATTAAGGAATCCCTTGATCTTTGCCGGGATGGATGACTTTTCACCTATGCTGTAAAGTGATTCTAACAATTGGTGCTTTGTATTGGACTCCAGTATTCCCAGTGATGGAAGGAATTCATCCATTAGGTATGTGTCTATATCGCTCTGTGATCCCTCTGCGAATGTGAGATAATAGTTTATTATATCTTCGCATAGCTTATATGAGCAGGAGAGAGTGATTCTATCGATTGGTATTGATATAGTTGCCTGTCCCAGAGTAGAATATTTTCTCGAGTAGGTATTCTCCGTAACGGTATTATCGTCCGGCCATAATCTCTGTTTATACTGTACGAGGTTTACCCTAACTCCTCTTTTGTAGTTCGCAAAGTCCGAGTTAGAGAAGTCCTGGAATATCGTGTCCGCGAGCATCTTGTAAATGTCCCTGTTACTTATGTCCGACAGGGAAAGGTTTTTTGCGTTTTCACCGTCGATCATATACACATCATCATAAACGCCAGGCTGGAATGAGTGCGGGAAGTTCTTCTTCCATGACACATCGAATACGTTCTTTAAGTTGTAATGCTCAAGCTCCTTCAGAGCTGCGTAACCGTTTGCGTAAACTCTTTCTTTTCCGTATGATTGGAATATCTGCGGCAGTACGACATAGCACGATGAAACAGCCGCGTTTTTGAATATATTCCGTATTATAAATCCAAAATCAACGAACATACCGGAACCCGTTCCGCCGCTCACCGATGTTATCACATATACATTTATCTTGTCGGTATTTACGTTCTTAATTTTGTGCTTATCTTTGACCAGGTTGATCGACTTGGAATCAGTTATCCTTGATTTTGCCGAGGTTAGCTTGCTTACTATTTCATCATAATTATGGTACAGCGCAAGCCTTGCAGCGGGCCTTATCTGTCCGGCGCCGGTGTTCATTGTGCCTAGCTTGCCTATTTCACCCGTTGTGTTGAGCCACTGCTTTATGTGAGGTACGTCGTGTATCTTATGAATATAATCCGACGGGTTAACCGGGTTGAATATCTTCTCTGCCGGCTGAAACTCGATGTCGTTAATGAGATAGTCCTGCTCACGCGCAAGACCGCCCTCTTCCGTCGGTGCGTTATCTGTATCGATGTATAAATATGAAATGATAGGGAAGTCGTTCAGCGATCCGTATTTTTCAACGAACTGCCTTCTGAGCCGTAATAACACCTCTTTACCCGTTCCGCCCAAACCGATTATGATAGTGGGCATGAACTCCTGTGTCTTTAGCTCAAGGCTTCCTTTGTCCTGTGATGTTAGGTTGATGCTTGCGTCAGGTGAGTATTTTCTATTTTCCGGGTAAAATCCCATATTTTCTTCTCCATACTAAAGTGGTGCTTTAGTTCCTTCTTAAATTTCTACTATGCTTTCGCCCCCGTCTATGCCAATGATGTTTCCGGTTACCCAGTGTGAATCTCTCTTATAATTATCCACTACAAAATCTGCCACGTCGTGAGGGTCGGTTAATATGTGCATCGGGTTTCTTTGCTTTGCATTTTCTATTATCTTGTCTGCGTTTGGTATCCTTTGCAATGCCGGGGTATCGGTTACACCCGCTTTTAAAGCGTTCACTGCTATTCCCTTCGGTGCCAGTTCCATTGCCAGCTGCCTTACGAATGATTCAAGGCTTGCCTTTGCCGCGGAGACTGCTCCGTAAAATTCTATTTGTCTTGTACCGCCGCTCGATGTCATCGCATAAATCTTTCCGCCCTTTCCCATGAGCCCGCTTGCTACTATATCCTGCGCCCAGTAAACAAGACTACATGCCATTACATCGAGGGTCATGTTTATCTGTCTCTGTGTTATCATCTTTGACGGGTCATCATCTATGAAATTAACCAGCGTGCCGAATGCCAATGAGTGTACGAGAACTCTAATCGTTGGGTTATCTTTTCCCGCGAATATCTCATCTTTTATCTTGTCGACGATCATCTTTCTCTTCTCTTCGTCAGCCGCGTTAACATTGAAAAAGTGTGCTTCCACTCCTTCTGCCTTTATGTCGGATATCAATTGCTCAACAGCAGGCATTGTTGTTGCTCTGTCAAGGTGTACCCCAATAATGTTTACTCCGTCTTTAGCAAGTGCCAATCCAATTGCCTTACCAAATCCGCTCGATGCGCCTAATATCAGTGCATACTGTTGTCCCATAAATGTGACTTAGAATTTAATTTGCAAGTATATGTAAAATATTAAAATCGTAACAAAATTGAAAGAAATAAACTCATTTACTTTTCACCGATATTATAACCATAACAAGCGATACTATGAATAAAAATATCATTGTTACCATAAATGCCGCTGAACTCCAGAATTCTCCGACTATTCCCCATATAATGAACAGCCACACAATACTAACCGTAAAGAACAAATTCCATGAAAGCATCATCGACTGGCGTGTGCTTCGTGTCTTGTGGAATGTCTTGAATAGCATCTGTACGAATATGTAATAAAATAATGCCAATCCGAGTATGCTGAGCACAATATAAAGAAACAGCTTAAAATTAGTCAGCTTATTCTCCGTTACCGGGGCTATCAGAGTGGAATCGACAAGCTGTGCTGTATCTATCTGAGTCTTTTGTGTGTCGATAGGGACTTGTTGTGATGATGTGTCTATCTGCAGATCGTTCTTCTTACTTGTATCAGGGGCAGTTGTAGTATCCTTTTGCTGTGTCTGGGTTTGTTTTTTTGTTTGTGTCTGTGTCTGCGTTTGTGTGGTGTCCTTACCGGACTGTACTGCATTCGCATTCAATCCAGTCATTAAAAGCCCGGCTATTACGACCGCGTATATTATTATCTTTCTCAATTTGCTTTTCCTTAGTCGTTCATCTTTTCGATGAATGACGTGTCATAGTTGTTGCTTAGAAACTTCTTATTGCTCATTATTTTTTGATGGAATGGTATTGTTGTCTTTACGCCTTCAATGATAAATTCATCAAGCGCTCTAGACATTTTCCTCACTGCTTCATCCCTGTCCTTACCTACTACGATCAGCTTGCCGATCATAGAGTCATAGAAAGGAGGGATCCTGTATCCTGAGTAGCAATGTGTATCCACTCTTACACCGTGTCCCCCCGGAACGTGAAATGCCGTTACTATTCCCGGTGACGGACGGAATCCGTTATCCGGATCTTCCGCATTTATTCTGCATTCTATAGAGTGCCCTTTGAATTTTACCTTTTTAAGCTTTATCTCTTCTCCGTCGGCGACCTTTATCTGTGCCTGTATCAGGTCGAATCCGGTTATCTCTTCTGTCACCGGGTGTTCTACCTGTATCCGCGTGTTCATCTCCATGAAATAAAAATCCTTGTTCTTATCCACGAGAAACTCCACCGTACCCGCGCCCAGGTAATTAACACTCTTCGCGCCAAGTATTGCCGCCTCACCCATCCTCTGGCGCAAGTCTTCATCGACGATAGGGGAAGGGGACTCTTCTATCAGCTTTTGATGTCTCCTCTGTACTGAGCAGTCTCTCTCGCCGAGGTGGATTATGTTACCGAACTTATCACCCAATACCTGTATCTCCACATGTCTCGGGTTTTCCACGAACTTTTCTATATATACGTCGCCATTGCCGAACGCTATCTCGGCTTCACTGCTTGCCGTCTGGAATGCCTTCTCTACTTCATCGAGGCTTTTCACGATACGCATTCCCTTGCCTCCGCCTCCGGCAGATGCCTTTATCATTATTGGAACGCCTATCTCTTCTGCTAACTTCTTTGCTTCCTCGACTGTCTCTACAACGCCGCCGCTTCCCGGAACTACCGGCACGCCTGCCGACCGCATGGTCTCCTTCGCGAAGGACTTATTGCCCATCGCGTTTATCATAGCCGCATCCGGACCAATAAAGATCAGCTTTGATTCCTTACAGATATCGGAAAATTCTGCGTTCTCAGCCAGAAAACCATATCCCGGATGAACTGCGTCCGCATTGGTTATTTCCGCTGCAGCTATTATTCTTGGTATATTAAGGTAGCTTTCCTTGGATTGACCGGGTCCTATACACACGGCTTCATCCGCAAATCTTACATGGAGTGAATCCGCATCCGCGTCCGAATAAACTGCAACGGTCTGGATACCCATTTCACGGCAGGTTCTTATTATGCGGAGAGCTATCTCTCCTCTATTGGCAATTAATATTTTCTTTATTTTCTTCAAGATGATGTAAATGGTGAATGAAATATGTGGGGCTATTATACTTCAACCAGGAATAAAGGTTGATTGTATTCCACTGCCTGGGCATTTTCTACTAGGATCTTCACTATCTTTCCGGAAACTTCCGATTCGATCTCGTTCATCAGTTTCATTGCTTCTACTATGCAAAGAACCGATCCCTGTTTTACTGAGTCGCCCACGTTTACAAAAGGATCTGCATCCGGAGAAGGAGCCCTGTAAAAGGTTCCTACCATTGGGGATTTTACTTCATACACATTAGAAGGCATCTTTTCTTCTTCTGATGGCTTCTCTTCTTTAGCAGTCTCCTCTGTCTTTACAGGAGTTTCAAAATGCACCGGAAGATGTGGTGGCATTGTTGCGTGTACTGCCTGTGCTGCCGGTACAGCCATATGTCCCTTGTTCAGCCTTATTTTCAATCCTTCTTCTTCGATCTCTAATTCGTTAAGATTACTGTTGTCGAGTATCTTAATAACCTTTTTTAAATAGTTTAGATCCATTTTCGATGGTTTATGTTGGGTGTAACGTTTACGATTTAACTCTCTCTATGTAGTCGCCGGTTCTTACATCGACCTTTATCACTTCACCTTCCTCGATGAATAGCGGTGCGTTGACCGATGCGCCGGTTTCTACCATAACTACTTTTGTTGCTCCCGTTGCTGTGTTTCCTTTTACTGCAGGTGGAGCTTCCGTGACTTTTAATTCTACGTGAGGAGGAAGCTCGAGGTTCAGTGGTTTTCCATCGTGAAATACGATTTGTACCGTCTGTCCTTCTTTCATAAATCCTCCCTGCTTGCCGACCACATCTTCGGGAATATTCATTTGCTCGTAGCTCTCCATATCCATAAATTGGTAATCATCACCGTCTTTATATAGATACTGGAATTCCTTTGTTTCAAGCCTTACTATTTCCACTGTCTCATTGGGTCTGAATCTGTTCTCGATCATCTTCCCGTTCTTGAGATTCTTCATTCTAGCCTGGTAAAATGCTCTCAGGTTGCCGGGCGTCCTGTGCTCTAGCTCGAATACCTGGTGTAGCTCGTTATTATACATAATAACATTGCCCGTTTTTAATTGCGATGCTTCTGCCATAAAATTGAAAAAATTGGTTAGTTTTTAGTTAAAATTGGTGAAAAACATACTAAAATACTCAATAAATGCTTCAAAATCAATTTAACAAATTATACAAAACAATACTCGCTTGTTCGCGCCTTATCCAATCCTATTTACATTGTAAATCACTCATTTTTTGGTTATTTTGCTCTATTCCATTAAAAAATCACGTAAAAATCTTAAATTATATAAATTTATGGCAATAAAAGTCGGAATTAATGGTTTTGGACGTATCGGAAGACTTGTCTTCAGAAGGATGAAACAATTGGGCGGATTCGATGTGGTTGCTATTAATGACCTTACCGATGCTAAGACACTGACACACTTGCTTAAATACGACTCTGTTCATGGAAAATTTCCCGGTGAAGTAAAGGGAACGGATAATGGTTTTTCTGTTGATGGTGATGATGTGCTG encodes:
- the lptB gene encoding LPS export ABC transporter ATP-binding protein, which produces MSKLKTYNLVKEYKKRAVVNDVSLQLEQSEIVGLLGPNGAGKTTTFYMICGLVKPNSGEIELDGDDITKMPMYKRAQHGIGYLPQEPSIFRKLTVEQNIKAVLQFMHLDKYEIEDKCDQLIKDFSIEKIRNTLGYSLSGGERRRTEIARALASAPKFILLDEPFAGIDPIAAEDIMKIVAGLKKRKIGILITDHNVHETLSIVDRAYILIEGKIFRSGTAEELAADETVRKLYLGESFSLDRYLLNKKNIDK
- a CDS encoding insulinase family protein; its protein translation is MKTIKKQVYILPLLLIALLFGVVNVYSQGQEFDVDGVKVIYKPSVKDVISVRLFIDGGTANYPKDKEGIEALTLNLATTGGTKTMSKVEFNNELEKIGTSINSSTSFDFGNISMTCVSQYWDKSWDLFADAIMNPAFSDKEFQTVKDQLIAGANQTEANPDAHLLNMSMENVFKGKNYSKVPNGTVQSLQGITLQDAESYYKTIMVKKRIFLVVVGNMSKEDITSKIRNSLAGLPEGEAANVEDRVLINEPSEMIEDRDIETNYIRGVFSAPKMSEDDGVPMRLAMAILGDRYFVELRTKRSLSYAPSAFYSTGAIRNPYNVLYISTQKPKESMEVMVNILEDIKKNGFTEDELRNKKEMFATLYYMNLMTNNAQTQNLGTNEIISDWTLSEKFNDEIKNATLEQINEVFDKYTNIIKWTYLGDGTAVTKDDFKQIKKEENKDIQ
- a CDS encoding insulinase family protein is translated as MMKKILFLVIGFFALSSMSQAQSNLPDNFYYKKLDNGLEVLVIQDKTVPLVTVEIAVKNGSYTESPEYDGLSHLYEHMFFKANKDIPSQEEFIERANELGAIWNGTTNNERVNYFMTIGNQHLKEGLTFMNSAIRYPLFLETEMKNENPVVDGEFQRAESDPTFFLFIDMGKYMWGDLTSRKNAIGDHDIIMTATPEKMRTVQGKYYYPNNSILVLGGDVDPDKAFELAEQVFGDWKPSDFDPFVKWPIPEFEPLKESKNFITVNENTKTPIIMIEWQGPDTRHDIPATYAADVFSFIVNQTSAELQKDLIDGGLANAVSVGYQTQKYVGPISIFIVPKPDKINEVLAKINEHIEKWDSDDYFTDEQIQTAKTQLAIQEAYGRENVTNYVHTVTFWWGSASIDYYTSYIENLDKVTREDIKKYVQKYIKGKPRITGILLSPEMKETFKLENFEVAGNNQ
- a CDS encoding zinc ribbon domain-containing protein → MPTYDYKCENCGHTFESFQSIKADPLKKCPECGKDTLKRLIGTGAGLIFKGSGFYLTDYKNQGKSSSSKSNENSSTSATAEKKSDTSSKSDSKNSQTTPEKA
- a CDS encoding SDR family oxidoreductase; the encoded protein is MGQQYALILGASSGFGKAIGLALAKDGVNIIGVHLDRATTMPAVEQLISDIKAEGVEAHFFNVNAADEEKRKMIVDKIKDEIFAGKDNPTIRVLVHSLAFGTLVNFIDDDPSKMITQRQINMTLDVMACSLVYWAQDIVASGLMGKGGKIYAMTSSGGTRQIEFYGAVSAAKASLESFVRQLAMELAPKGIAVNALKAGVTDTPALQRIPNADKIIENAKQRNPMHILTDPHDVADFVVDNYKRDSHWVTGNIIGIDGGESIVEI
- the accC gene encoding acetyl-CoA carboxylase biotin carboxylase subunit, with product MKKILIANRGEIALRIIRTCREMGIQTVAVYSDADADSLHVRFADEAVCIGPGQSKESYLNIPRIIAAAEITNADAVHPGYGFLAENAEFSDICKESKLIFIGPDAAMINAMGNKSFAKETMRSAGVPVVPGSGGVVETVEEAKKLAEEIGVPIMIKASAGGGGKGMRIVKSLDEVEKAFQTASSEAEIAFGNGDVYIEKFVENPRHVEIQVLGDKFGNIIHLGERDCSVQRRHQKLIEESPSPIVDEDLRQRMGEAAILGAKSVNYLGAGTVEFLVDKNKDFYFMEMNTRIQVEHPVTEEITGFDLIQAQIKVADGEEIKLKKVKFKGHSIECRINAEDPDNGFRPSPGIVTAFHVPGGHGVRVDTHCYSGYRIPPFYDSMIGKLIVVGKDRDEAVRKMSRALDEFIIEGVKTTIPFHQKIMSNKKFLSNNYDTSFIEKMND
- a CDS encoding acetyl-CoA carboxylase biotin carboxyl carrier protein, coding for MDLNYLKKVIKILDNSNLNELEIEEEGLKIRLNKGHMAVPAAQAVHATMPPHLPVHFETPVKTEETAKEEKPSEEEKMPSNVYEVKSPMVGTFYRAPSPDADPFVNVGDSVKQGSVLCIVEAMKLMNEIESEVSGKIVKILVENAQAVEYNQPLFLVEV
- the efp gene encoding elongation factor P; amino-acid sequence: MAEASQLKTGNVIMYNNELHQVFELEHRTPGNLRAFYQARMKNLKNGKMIENRFRPNETVEIVRLETKEFQYLYKDGDDYQFMDMESYEQMNIPEDVVGKQGGFMKEGQTVQIVFHDGKPLNLELPPHVELKVTEAPPAVKGNTATGATKVVMVETGASVNAPLFIEEGEVIKVDVRTGDYIERVKS